A genomic segment from Candidatus Edwardsbacteria bacterium RifOxyA12_full_54_48 encodes:
- a CDS encoding protein-export membrane protein SecF → MTMISFFHHQSNFGFIKNRYKAYAFSIALFIATIVSVFLHGGLKLGVDFTGGTMMQIHFSTPVPTDQLRKALNDGGIPSVEIQKVKDTDLIKNAFMIRTGLTEEKSGQEEVKPSSIVERIKTVLGQRFPDNQVTIDSNETVGPKIGKELQRNAIWAVLIGCVLILIYVAFRFDFRFGVAAVVAIFHDVLCTLGFISVTNMEFNLQSVAVLLTVIGYSINDSIVVADRIRENLRKSQKETYPELINRSINETLSRTVITVITVFLVLLALQLFAGRVLSDFTKPLLFGLVIGTYSSIFVVSSLVVDWELKSPTKRKK, encoded by the coding sequence ATGACAATGATTTCTTTTTTCCATCATCAATCGAATTTCGGGTTCATCAAGAACCGCTATAAGGCCTATGCTTTTTCCATCGCCCTCTTCATTGCCACCATCGTTTCGGTCTTCCTGCATGGCGGGCTGAAGCTGGGGGTTGATTTCACCGGCGGGACCATGATGCAGATACACTTTTCTACCCCGGTGCCCACCGATCAACTGCGTAAGGCCCTTAACGACGGGGGCATTCCCAGCGTGGAGATCCAGAAGGTCAAGGATACAGATCTCATAAAGAATGCCTTCATGATCCGCACCGGGCTGACCGAGGAAAAATCCGGCCAGGAGGAGGTCAAGCCAAGTTCGATAGTCGAGAGGATAAAGACCGTACTGGGCCAGAGATTTCCCGATAACCAGGTCACCATCGATAGCAACGAAACGGTGGGGCCGAAGATAGGGAAGGAGCTTCAACGGAACGCCATATGGGCGGTGCTGATAGGGTGTGTACTGATCCTTATCTATGTGGCCTTTCGGTTCGACTTCCGTTTCGGGGTGGCCGCGGTGGTGGCCATCTTCCACGACGTGCTGTGCACCCTGGGTTTCATTTCGGTGACCAACATGGAATTCAACCTGCAGTCGGTGGCGGTGCTGCTGACCGTCATCGGTTATTCCATCAACGATTCCATCGTGGTGGCAGACCGGATCCGGGAGAACCTGCGCAAATCGCAGAAGGAGACCTACCCCGAGCTGATCAACCGCAGCATCAACGAGACCCTGTCTCGGACTGTGATCACAGTGATCACGGTGTTCCTGGTACTTCTGGCCCTGCAGTTGTTCGCCGGCCGGGTGCTTTCGGACTTCACCAAACCGCTGTTGTTCGGGCTGGTGATAGGTACCTATTCTTCGATATTCGTGGTCTCTTCGCTGGTGGTGGACTGGGAATTAAAATCGCCCACCAAACGCAAGAAATAA
- a CDS encoding 50S ribosomal protein L13 yields the protein MKTYVAKKGQVEHRWFLVDAKGRSLGRLATQIAMLLRGKGKPQFTPNTDCGDHVVVINAAQVRLTGAKMENKVAYRHSGYQGGLRTINYGRVLQGKKPERVVEMAVKGMLPKTKLARSNFSKLHVYAGDKHPHVAQAPQALAK from the coding sequence ATGAAGACTTATGTTGCCAAAAAAGGGCAGGTAGAACACCGCTGGTTCTTGGTGGATGCCAAGGGAAGATCGTTGGGGAGGCTGGCCACCCAGATAGCCATGCTGTTGAGGGGCAAGGGCAAGCCCCAATTCACCCCCAACACCGACTGCGGAGACCATGTGGTGGTGATCAATGCCGCCCAGGTGCGCCTGACCGGAGCCAAGATGGAGAACAAGGTGGCTTACCGTCACAGCGGCTATCAGGGGGGCTTGCGGACCATTAACTACGGCAGGGTACTGCAGGGCAAAAAGCCCGAGAGGGTGGTTGAAATGGCCGTCAAGGGCATGCTGCCCAAGACCAAGCTGGCCCGCAGCAATTTCAGCAAGCTTCATGTGTATGCCGGCGACAAGCATCCCCATGTGGCCCAGGCCCCACAGGCCCTGGCTAAGTAG
- a CDS encoding 30S ribosomal protein S9, protein MTQNVIRATGRRKSSVAQVKMTPGQGKMTVNNRTCEEYFCRPTLVMMVKQPLELTSQLGKFDIWAKVEGGGVAGQAGALRLGISRALNLVEQELRPPLKSAGLLTRDPREKERKKYGQKKARKRFQFSKR, encoded by the coding sequence ATGACCCAGAACGTTATTCGGGCGACCGGGCGCCGCAAATCGTCTGTTGCCCAGGTTAAAATGACCCCGGGGCAGGGGAAGATGACGGTCAACAACAGGACCTGCGAGGAGTACTTCTGCCGTCCCACCCTGGTAATGATGGTGAAGCAGCCGCTGGAACTTACATCCCAGCTGGGAAAATTCGATATTTGGGCCAAGGTGGAAGGCGGCGGGGTGGCCGGCCAGGCCGGGGCCCTGAGGCTGGGAATATCCCGGGCCCTCAACCTGGTGGAGCAGGAGCTGCGCCCCCCGCTTAAATCGGCCGGATTGCTGACCCGGGACCCCCGCGAGAAGGAAAGAAAAAAATACGGCCAGAAGAAGGCCAGAAAGAGATTCCAGTTCTCCAAACGTTAA
- a CDS encoding 30S ribosomal protein S2 gives MASFTIKDLLEAGVHFGHQAPRWNPKMKKFIFDERNGIHIIDLQKTVKCLNTAIETAGRMSESGDEFLFVGTKKQAVDVIKEEAQRCGMHYVADRWLGGMLTNFSTIQKSIKRLKELDKLAVSSYQGYTKKEALGMERERTKMEKVLSGVKEMRRMPGAVIVVDCKKERLAIAEANRLDIPVIALVDTNVDPDPVTYPVPANDDALRSIKMIVNLLSESIIEGRAKYQRDMETQSNESHAAGGAGEDAKPRRHLSDRGARRPENKEGARGAPRTGAPRRAVGGGMRGSGAGPRAKQPADKPADKKE, from the coding sequence GTGGCTAGTTTTACCATCAAAGACCTGCTGGAGGCCGGAGTTCATTTCGGCCACCAGGCCCCGCGCTGGAACCCCAAGATGAAGAAGTTCATCTTTGACGAACGCAACGGGATCCATATCATAGACCTGCAGAAGACCGTCAAGTGCCTGAATACGGCCATCGAGACGGCGGGCCGGATGTCGGAGAGCGGCGATGAGTTTCTGTTCGTGGGCACCAAGAAACAGGCGGTGGACGTCATCAAGGAAGAGGCCCAGCGCTGCGGCATGCATTATGTGGCCGACCGCTGGCTGGGCGGCATGCTGACCAATTTCTCCACCATCCAGAAGAGCATCAAGCGGCTCAAGGAACTGGACAAACTGGCCGTCAGCAGCTATCAGGGATACACCAAGAAAGAGGCCCTGGGCATGGAGCGGGAACGCACCAAGATGGAGAAGGTGCTGTCCGGGGTCAAGGAAATGCGCCGGATGCCGGGAGCGGTGATAGTGGTCGATTGCAAGAAGGAGCGCCTGGCCATTGCCGAGGCCAATCGGCTGGACATCCCGGTGATAGCCCTGGTGGACACCAATGTGGATCCCGATCCGGTGACCTACCCGGTGCCGGCCAATGACGACGCCCTCCGCTCCATAAAAATGATCGTCAATTTATTATCCGAATCCATCATAGAGGGCCGGGCCAAGTATCAGCGTGATATGGAGACCCAGTCCAATGAAAGCCATGCTGCCGGAGGGGCCGGCGAAGATGCCAAACCCCGCAGACACCTATCGGACCGCGGAGCCCGCCGGCCGGAGAATAAAGAGGGCGCCAGGGGCGCCCCCAGGACCGGAGCCCCCAGGCGCGCAGTTGGCGGTGGCATGCGGGGATCGGGTGCGGGACCCAGAGCCAAACAGCCGGCCGATAAGCCGGCCGACAAGAAAGAATAG
- a CDS encoding translation elongation factor Ts has product MSFTAEDVKSLRDKTGAGMMACKEALKACNGNIDEAVEYLRKKGIASADKKTGRATGDGLVEAYIHMGGKLGVMIEVNCETDFVARTEQFKGLVKELAMQVAASNPTVVSREQVPAEMIEKEKDIYREQVRGSGKPENVVEKIVGGKLDKFYSEICLLEQPYIKEPQKNIDTLIKETIAKLGENITVKRFVRFRLGE; this is encoded by the coding sequence ATGTCATTCACTGCAGAGGATGTCAAGAGTTTACGGGACAAGACCGGCGCCGGCATGATGGCCTGCAAAGAGGCCCTAAAAGCCTGCAACGGCAATATTGACGAGGCGGTGGAGTACCTCCGCAAGAAAGGCATTGCCTCGGCCGATAAGAAGACCGGACGAGCTACCGGGGACGGTTTGGTCGAAGCATACATTCACATGGGCGGCAAGCTGGGGGTGATGATAGAGGTCAACTGCGAAACAGATTTCGTGGCCCGCACCGAACAATTCAAGGGCTTGGTCAAGGAACTGGCGATGCAGGTGGCTGCCTCAAACCCCACGGTGGTCTCCCGGGAGCAGGTGCCGGCCGAGATGATAGAAAAGGAAAAGGATATCTACCGGGAGCAGGTGCGCGGCTCAGGCAAACCGGAGAACGTGGTGGAAAAGATCGTGGGCGGCAAACTGGACAAGTTCTATTCCGAGATCTGCCTGCTGGAACAGCCCTATATCAAGGAACCGCAGAAGAACATCGATACCCTGATCAAGGAGACCATAGCCAAACTGGGGGAGAATATCACGGTCAAAAGGTTCGTCCGTTTCCGGTTGGGTGAATAA
- a CDS encoding UMP kinase: MGGAEGRGIDLPSLERIADEVLTIKELGVSIGVVIGGGNLIRGTQVKDNGISRVTADNMGMLGTVINSLALQSVLDKKGCQTRVMSAVDMPKFAEPYIRRRALRHLDKGRVVIMAAGTGNPYFSTDTAAALRAVEMEAEVLLKGTKVDGVYNSDPKKDRSAKKYQTLSFSQVLADKLAVMDLTAVSLCMENHLPIIVFDLNNSGTLKRIIQGERLGTIVKE; encoded by the coding sequence ATGGGCGGAGCCGAAGGCCGGGGGATAGATCTCCCCTCGCTGGAGAGGATAGCCGATGAGGTTTTGACGATTAAGGAACTGGGCGTTTCCATTGGGGTGGTCATCGGCGGGGGAAACCTCATCCGAGGCACCCAGGTCAAGGACAACGGCATCAGCCGGGTCACCGCGGACAACATGGGGATGCTGGGCACGGTGATCAATTCCCTGGCCCTGCAGAGCGTGCTGGACAAAAAAGGCTGCCAGACCAGAGTGATGTCGGCGGTGGATATGCCCAAGTTCGCTGAGCCCTATATAAGGCGGCGGGCCCTCAGGCACCTGGACAAGGGCCGGGTGGTCATCATGGCCGCCGGAACCGGCAACCCCTATTTTTCCACCGATACGGCAGCCGCCCTTCGGGCGGTGGAGATGGAGGCCGAGGTGCTGCTGAAGGGCACCAAGGTTGACGGGGTCTATAATTCCGACCCCAAGAAAGACCGATCCGCCAAGAAGTACCAGACATTGAGCTTCAGCCAGGTGCTGGCCGACAAGCTGGCGGTGATGGACCTGACCGCGGTATCGCTGTGCATGGAAAATCATCTGCCGATCATCGTGTTCGATCTCAATAATTCGGGAACCTTGAAACGGATAATCCAGGGCGAAAGATTGGGAACCATTGTTAAGGAGTAA
- a CDS encoding ribosome recycling factor: MLPQLYQELERKMAKAVDVLKGEYSGIRTGRANPALLDGIKVMSYGNLTALNQVAGISVPESRMLVIQPWDKTLIPEIEKAIMKSELGLNPINDGKVIRLPIPTLTEERRHELVKLVKKMSEESKVAVRNIRREANDEIKKLEKDKKVSEDESKKAHDRTQEYTNKFIEQIEETLARKEKEIMEV, translated from the coding sequence ATGTTGCCACAGCTATACCAGGAGTTGGAACGAAAAATGGCCAAGGCAGTGGATGTTCTGAAAGGGGAATACTCCGGTATCCGCACCGGGCGGGCCAATCCGGCCCTGTTGGACGGTATCAAGGTGATGAGCTACGGAAATCTGACGGCCCTTAACCAGGTGGCCGGCATCTCGGTGCCGGAATCCAGGATGCTGGTGATCCAGCCCTGGGACAAGACCCTGATACCCGAGATAGAGAAGGCCATCATGAAGTCCGAACTGGGCCTGAACCCCATCAACGACGGGAAGGTGATCCGCCTGCCCATCCCCACCCTGACCGAGGAGCGGCGCCACGAGCTGGTCAAGCTGGTAAAGAAGATGTCCGAGGAAAGCAAGGTGGCCGTCCGCAACATCCGGCGGGAGGCCAACGACGAGATAAAGAAACTGGAGAAGGACAAGAAGGTATCCGAGGATGAATCCAAAAAGGCCCACGACAGGACCCAGGAATACACCAACAAGTTCATCGAGCAGATCGAAGAGACCCTGGCCAGAAAAGAAAAAGAAATAATGGAAGTATAA
- a CDS encoding 4Fe-4S ferredoxin — MPYVITEECVACGSCVDSCPNGAIIEGEDKFEITEDCVDCGACVDACPVNAIKEG; from the coding sequence ATGCCGTACGTGATAACCGAAGAATGCGTGGCCTGCGGTAGCTGCGTGGATTCCTGCCCCAACGGAGCGATAATCGAGGGCGAAGACAAGTTCGAGATCACCGAGGACTGCGTTGACTGCGGGGCCTGCGTGGATGCCTGCCCGGTCAATGCCATCAAGGAAGGCTAA
- a CDS encoding di-trans,poly-cis-decaprenylcistransferase translates to MKHGTDNKTEMKNLPVHLGVIMDGNGRWAKRRGLPRLAGHRAGMKSVKQIVNSCGEIGIRYLTLYAFSVENWLRPKAEVTGLMRILREYLLGEIDELDGKGVKIVASGRIEDLEKTAQKILKDCIKRTEHNKGLVLNLALSYGGRAELADAVKSLAQDIKSGHLNPDKIDESVILKHLYHPEIPDPDLIIRTSGEHRLSNFLIWQSAYSEFYFTEVLWPDFGREELMRSLLEFQGRERRFGRV, encoded by the coding sequence ATGAAGCACGGCACCGATAATAAAACAGAGATGAAGAACCTTCCGGTCCACCTAGGGGTGATCATGGACGGCAACGGGCGCTGGGCCAAACGTCGGGGTCTTCCCCGGCTGGCCGGGCACCGGGCCGGCATGAAGTCGGTCAAGCAGATCGTCAACTCCTGCGGGGAGATCGGCATCAGATATCTGACCCTCTACGCCTTTTCGGTGGAGAACTGGCTGCGGCCCAAGGCCGAGGTCACCGGGCTGATGAGGATCTTGCGGGAATACCTGCTGGGGGAGATCGACGAGCTGGACGGCAAAGGGGTCAAGATCGTGGCCAGCGGCCGGATCGAGGACCTGGAGAAGACCGCCCAGAAGATCCTCAAAGACTGCATAAAAAGGACCGAGCATAACAAGGGGCTGGTGCTCAATCTGGCGCTTTCCTACGGCGGAAGGGCCGAGCTGGCCGATGCCGTCAAGAGTCTGGCCCAGGATATAAAATCCGGACATTTGAATCCCGACAAGATAGATGAATCCGTGATTTTGAAACACCTGTACCATCCGGAGATCCCCGACCCCGATCTGATCATCCGCACCTCCGGGGAGCACCGTCTGTCGAACTTCCTGATCTGGCAGAGCGCCTATTCCGAATTTTATTTTACCGAGGTGCTGTGGCCGGATTTCGGCCGGGAGGAACTGATGCGATCCCTGCTGGAATTTCAGGGCCGGGAGCGGCGCTTCGGCCGGGTATGA
- a CDS encoding L-aspartate oxidase, producing MPSTDFLVIGSGIAGLTFALKAAEHGKVTIVTKKDDTESNTNYAQGGVAAVFGSDDGIEDHIRDTIEAGAGLCNPEAVRAMVSEGPELVQELSQMGVGFTMNTQGGLDLGKEGGHSKRRIVHAKDYTGFEIERALVAKTRGHSNITVLEHHLAIDLITGRQGERISCLGAYVLDTRTGEIEGYSAGITFLATGGGGQVYLHTTNPAIATGDGIAMAYRAGATIANLEFVQFHPTTLYQSSFEENERSFLISEAVRGEGGVLCDKGGRKFMPGYHPRADLAPRDVVARAIDSELKASGEMCVFLDISSIGPDKFQKRFPNIFQGCQQRAIDLGRGLIPVVPAAHYLCGGVRTDLWGRSDISRLYSAGETACTGAHGANRLASNSLLEALVFAARAARASIEELKSPDKIKPWDYVGSVQSRERVVVSHNLHAVRLLMWNYVGIVRSDTRLAMAKNRLQAIAGEIRDYYWKYRVTSDLVELRNLVSLAGLIIDCADNRRESRGLHFTQDHPETDDRHFRRDTLANSGHINLS from the coding sequence ATGCCCTCAACCGATTTTCTGGTCATAGGCTCCGGCATAGCCGGGCTGACCTTCGCCCTAAAGGCTGCCGAGCACGGCAAGGTGACCATCGTCACCAAGAAGGACGACACCGAGTCCAACACCAATTACGCCCAGGGCGGGGTGGCGGCGGTGTTCGGCTCCGACGACGGCATCGAGGACCACATCCGCGATACCATCGAGGCCGGGGCCGGGCTGTGCAACCCGGAGGCCGTCCGGGCCATGGTCAGCGAGGGGCCGGAGCTGGTGCAGGAGCTTTCCCAGATGGGGGTGGGGTTCACCATGAACACCCAGGGGGGGCTGGACCTGGGCAAGGAGGGCGGGCACTCCAAAAGAAGGATCGTCCACGCCAAGGACTACACCGGGTTCGAGATCGAACGGGCCCTGGTGGCCAAGACCCGGGGGCACTCCAACATCACCGTTCTGGAGCATCACCTGGCCATAGACCTGATCACCGGCCGGCAGGGCGAAAGAATCAGCTGTCTGGGGGCTTATGTGCTGGACACCAGGACCGGGGAGATCGAAGGCTATTCCGCCGGAATAACCTTCCTGGCCACCGGCGGGGGCGGTCAGGTCTACCTGCATACCACCAACCCGGCCATTGCCACCGGCGACGGCATAGCCATGGCCTACCGGGCCGGGGCCACCATCGCCAACCTGGAGTTCGTCCAGTTCCATCCCACCACCCTGTACCAGTCATCATTTGAAGAGAACGAACGCTCCTTTCTGATATCCGAGGCGGTGCGGGGGGAGGGCGGGGTGCTGTGCGACAAGGGCGGCCGGAAATTCATGCCCGGCTATCATCCCAGGGCCGACCTGGCCCCCCGGGATGTGGTGGCCCGGGCCATAGATTCGGAATTGAAGGCCTCGGGCGAGATGTGTGTCTTTCTGGACATCTCCTCCATCGGACCGGATAAATTCCAAAAAAGGTTTCCCAATATCTTTCAGGGCTGCCAGCAGCGGGCCATAGACCTGGGCCGGGGGCTGATCCCGGTGGTGCCGGCCGCCCATTATCTATGCGGCGGGGTGAGGACCGACCTGTGGGGGCGCAGCGACATCAGCCGGCTGTATTCCGCCGGGGAGACCGCCTGCACCGGGGCCCACGGGGCCAACCGGCTGGCATCCAACTCCCTGCTGGAGGCCCTGGTCTTCGCCGCCCGGGCCGCCAGGGCCTCGATTGAAGAGTTGAAATCACCGGACAAGATAAAGCCGTGGGACTACGTGGGTTCGGTCCAAAGCCGGGAAAGGGTGGTGGTAAGCCACAACCTTCATGCCGTCCGGCTGCTGATGTGGAACTATGTGGGGATAGTGCGCTCCGATACCAGGCTGGCGATGGCCAAAAACAGGCTGCAGGCCATCGCCGGTGAGATCAGGGATTATTACTGGAAATACCGGGTGACGTCCGATCTGGTGGAGCTGAGGAACCTAGTGAGCCTGGCCGGACTGATAATCGACTGTGCCGACAACCGCCGGGAATCCCGGGGCCTGCATTTCACTCAGGATCATCCGGAAACGGACGACCGGCATTTTCGGCGGGACACCCTGGCCAATTCGGGACATATCAATTTGTCTTGA